Proteins encoded together in one Bosea sp. (in: a-proteobacteria) window:
- a CDS encoding sugar kinase, producing MTDSRFDLLCLGEPLGEFNATRAESGAFLFGHGGDTSNCAVAAARQGLSVGYLGALGDDSAGRSIRALWQREGIDDSHVATHPSAPTGLYFVDHGPSGHVFSYLRAGSAASLYGPRDLPHGLIRSARIVQASGISQAISASACDAVFEALETARGAGVLTAYDTNLRLKLWPLTRARAIIHAACALADIILPGLDDAAKLTGLGDPDAIADFYLGFGARVVALTLGSAGSLVATPDRRERFRPVKVDAIDATGAGDCYDGAFLAEYLRGGDAFAAGAYANVAAALSTQGYGAVAPLPRRADVEARIAAEARAR from the coding sequence GTGACCGACAGCCGTTTCGATCTCCTCTGCCTCGGCGAACCGCTCGGCGAGTTCAACGCCACCCGCGCCGAGAGCGGGGCCTTCCTGTTCGGCCATGGCGGCGACACCTCGAACTGCGCGGTCGCTGCGGCGCGCCAGGGCCTGTCGGTCGGCTATCTCGGCGCGCTCGGCGACGACAGCGCCGGCCGCTCGATCCGGGCCCTGTGGCAGCGCGAGGGCATCGACGACAGCCATGTCGCGACCCATCCGAGCGCGCCGACCGGCCTCTATTTCGTCGATCACGGGCCGTCCGGCCATGTCTTCTCCTATCTGCGCGCCGGCTCCGCCGCGAGCCTCTACGGCCCGCGCGACCTGCCGCACGGCCTGATCCGCTCCGCCCGGATCGTGCAGGCGTCCGGCATCAGCCAGGCGATCTCGGCGAGCGCGTGCGATGCCGTGTTCGAGGCGCTGGAGACCGCCCGTGGCGCCGGGGTGCTGACCGCCTACGACACGAACCTGCGCCTGAAGCTGTGGCCGCTGACCCGCGCCAGGGCGATCATCCACGCCGCCTGCGCCCTCGCCGACATCATCCTGCCGGGGCTCGACGACGCCGCTAAGCTCACCGGGCTCGGCGACCCCGACGCCATCGCGGATTTCTATCTCGGGTTTGGCGCGCGGGTCGTCGCGCTGACGCTGGGCAGCGCCGGCTCGCTGGTCGCGACGCCCGACCGGCGCGAGCGCTTCCGGCCGGTCAAGGTCGATGCGATCGACGCCACCGGCGCGGGCGATTGCTATGACGGCGCCTTCCTCGCGGAATATCTGCGCGGGGGCGACGCCTTCGCCGCCGGGGCCTATGCCAATGTCGCGGCGGCGCTATCGACGCAAGGCTACGGCGCGGTGGCGCCGCTGCCGCGCCGTGCCGATGTCGAGGCCCGCATCGCCGCCGAGGCGCGCGCGCGATGA
- a CDS encoding TIGR01459 family HAD-type hydrolase produces the protein MSVAVLERAGDLLARYDVLISDVWGVVHDGLWALEPACEALTAFREGGGAVVLLSNAPGPSQQVAELLDAKRVPRRAWDRLVTSGDVTRALIAQSHHGDAYHIGRPSDREVFAGLNVALVDEERAEIVVATELNDYRTETPEQYRPLLTRFARRGLPFICGNPDLVVHVGEDLLPCAGALAAIYEELGGAVAWAGKPYRPAYDLALAAAAEVRGGRPAEAARVLVIGDAVRTDLAGARLMGFDSLFVAGGIHRDETMRGGKVDPAGLRRVLDGLPVQPVAAMAALA, from the coding sequence ATGAGCGTTGCGGTTCTGGAGCGGGCGGGCGATCTCCTCGCCCGCTACGATGTGCTGATCAGCGACGTCTGGGGCGTGGTGCATGACGGGCTCTGGGCGCTGGAGCCGGCCTGCGAGGCGCTGACGGCCTTCCGGGAGGGTGGCGGCGCGGTCGTGCTGCTCTCGAACGCGCCGGGGCCGTCGCAGCAGGTCGCCGAGCTCCTCGACGCCAAGCGCGTGCCGCGCCGGGCCTGGGACCGGCTCGTCACCTCCGGCGACGTCACCCGCGCGCTGATCGCGCAGAGCCATCACGGCGATGCCTATCATATCGGCCGGCCGAGCGACCGGGAGGTCTTCGCCGGGCTTAACGTCGCGCTCGTCGACGAGGAGCGGGCCGAGATCGTCGTCGCGACCGAGCTCAACGACTACCGCACCGAGACGCCCGAGCAGTACCGGCCGCTGCTGACACGCTTCGCCCGGCGCGGCCTGCCCTTCATCTGCGGCAATCCCGATCTCGTCGTGCATGTCGGCGAGGATCTTCTGCCCTGTGCCGGGGCGCTGGCCGCGATCTACGAGGAGCTCGGCGGCGCCGTCGCCTGGGCCGGGAAACCCTATCGGCCGGCCTATGATCTCGCGCTCGCGGCGGCGGCGGAAGTCCGCGGCGGCCGGCCGGCCGAGGCGGCCAGGGTGCTGGTGATCGGGGACGCCGTGCGCACCGACCTCGCCGGGGCGCGGCTGATGGGCTTCGACAGCCTGTTCGTCGCCGGCGGCATCCATCGCGACGAGACGATGCGGGGCGGCAAGGTCGACCCGGCCGGCCTCCGGCGCGTGCTGGACGGCCTGCCGGTGCAGCCGGTCGCGGCGATGGCCGCGCTGGCCTGA
- the ribA gene encoding GTP cyclohydrolase II RibA, whose protein sequence is MPESRTLFGASLQTDLVKVERAIAEFRAGRPVLLRDGERLALALSAELAGDDLGRRFDALAKGRGHLVLSAARLRRLGAKGRLETGVFALPAIDPARIEALAFKLDGRMDAPVAPARPLDEAALELARLSLVLPAVILVPVSAEAVAAEPLVEVGIAAIGGYRAEQAATLKIVGRAPVPLDGAPETEFVVFRGGEGLRDQVAIVVGKPDLTAPVPVRLHSACLTGDLFGSLKCDCGDQLRETVRWMAENGGGILLYLDQEGRGNGISNKMRAYRLQSQGWDTYDADEVLGFDLDQRHFDFAATMLKELGVSRVVALTNNPQKIGAIEAAGLEVAASRRVLGRPTAHNIRYLAAKRDRAGHFIDMDALMARAAPTD, encoded by the coding sequence ATGCCTGAGTCGCGTACGCTCTTCGGCGCTTCCCTCCAGACGGATCTCGTGAAGGTCGAGCGGGCGATCGCCGAGTTTCGGGCCGGTCGGCCGGTTCTGCTGCGCGATGGGGAGCGGCTCGCGCTCGCGCTCTCCGCCGAGCTCGCCGGGGACGATCTCGGTAGGCGCTTCGATGCTCTGGCCAAGGGCCGGGGGCATCTGGTGCTCAGCGCCGCGCGCCTGCGCCGTCTCGGCGCCAAAGGACGCCTGGAAACCGGCGTCTTCGCGCTTCCCGCAATCGACCCCGCCCGCATCGAGGCGCTCGCCTTCAAGCTCGACGGCCGCATGGACGCACCCGTCGCGCCGGCCCGCCCCCTCGACGAGGCGGCGCTCGAGCTGGCGCGGCTGTCGCTCGTGCTGCCGGCCGTGATCCTCGTGCCGGTGAGCGCTGAGGCCGTCGCCGCCGAGCCTCTCGTCGAGGTCGGGATCGCGGCCATCGGCGGCTACCGCGCCGAGCAGGCCGCGACGCTGAAGATCGTCGGCCGCGCGCCGGTGCCGCTGGACGGCGCGCCCGAGACCGAATTCGTCGTCTTCCGCGGCGGCGAGGGCTTGCGCGACCAGGTCGCGATCGTCGTCGGCAAGCCCGATCTGACGGCGCCGGTACCGGTGCGCCTGCACTCGGCCTGCCTGACCGGGGACCTCTTCGGCTCGCTGAAATGCGATTGCGGCGACCAGCTGCGCGAGACCGTGCGCTGGATGGCGGAGAACGGCGGCGGCATCCTGCTCTATCTCGACCAGGAAGGCCGCGGCAACGGCATCTCCAACAAGATGCGCGCCTACAGGCTGCAGAGCCAGGGCTGGGACACCTATGACGCCGACGAGGTGCTGGGCTTCGACCTCGACCAGCGCCATTTCGATTTCGCCGCGACCATGCTGAAGGAGCTCGGCGTGTCGCGCGTCGTGGCGCTGACCAACAACCCGCAGAAGATCGGCGCGATCGAGGCGGCCGGGCTCGAGGTGGCGGCGAGCCGGCGCGTGCTCGGCCGTCCGACCGCCCATAATATCCGCTATCTCGCCGCCAAACGCGACCGCGCCGGCCATTTCATCGACATGGACGCGCTGATGGCGCGCGCCGCGCCGACGGATTGA
- a CDS encoding cytochrome b/b6 domain-containing protein, with protein MEQGTTATRVYSPLARALHWITVVAVFVMIPAGLTMSYRGNVLDIWDGLTNGLYSLHKLLGFLLLWLTAGRLVYRLLHGAPPDEPTLPWWQKAAAHLVHWLLYGLLIVVPLSGWIGVSLFPALTVFDLFDLPALAKPDEEAAKRVLGRHGKLALALGALTLLHIAAALHHRLVLRDGVMRRMWPGSK; from the coding sequence GTGGAACAGGGGACCACTGCAACCCGTGTCTACAGCCCGCTCGCCCGCGCGCTGCACTGGATCACGGTCGTCGCGGTCTTCGTGATGATCCCGGCCGGGCTCACCATGAGCTATCGCGGCAATGTGCTGGATATCTGGGACGGGCTGACGAACGGGCTCTACAGCCTGCACAAGCTCCTCGGCTTCCTGCTGCTGTGGCTGACGGCCGGGCGGCTCGTCTATCGCCTGCTGCACGGCGCGCCGCCGGACGAGCCGACGCTGCCCTGGTGGCAGAAGGCGGCCGCGCATCTGGTGCACTGGCTGCTCTACGGGCTGCTCATCGTCGTGCCGCTGTCGGGCTGGATCGGGGTTTCGCTGTTTCCGGCGCTGACGGTCTTCGATCTGTTCGACCTGCCGGCGCTGGCGAAGCCCGATGAGGAGGCCGCCAAACGCGTGCTCGGCCGGCATGGCAAGCTCGCGCTGGCGCTGGGCGCGCTCACTCTGCTGCATATCGCCGCCGCGCTGCATCATCGCCTCGTCCTCAGGGACGGGGTGATGCGGCGGATGTGGCCCGGATCGAAATAG
- a CDS encoding class I SAM-dependent methyltransferase: MAGFSPEWLALREPADHAARNPQVLAAVGGYFAGSASLSVLDLGCGAGSNLRAACAALPDRQHWTLVDHDAGLLALARTRLEAWADEAREQGEELVLAKGDKTITVDTRKVDLDKDLDWVLGWRPDLVTAAALFDLASKRWIERFVAALTSQCLPLYAALTYDGRESWQPEHSADAGIHAAFDDHQHGDKGFGPAAGPEAHEIMAEAFRKSGFAVSSGDSAWLLDAFRRPLLEALAQGIAAAAGETGRLDADTVSGWLAARRKAQSALIGHQDLWARPV; encoded by the coding sequence ATGGCTGGTTTCTCTCCGGAATGGCTCGCCTTGCGCGAGCCGGCCGACCACGCGGCGCGCAACCCGCAGGTCCTCGCCGCCGTCGGCGGCTATTTCGCGGGCAGTGCCTCGCTCTCGGTGCTGGATCTCGGCTGCGGCGCCGGCTCCAACCTGCGCGCGGCCTGCGCCGCCCTGCCCGACCGCCAGCACTGGACGCTGGTCGACCACGATGCCGGGCTCCTGGCTCTCGCCCGCACGCGTCTTGAGGCCTGGGCCGACGAGGCGCGCGAGCAGGGCGAGGAACTGGTGCTCGCCAAGGGCGACAAGACGATCACGGTCGACACCCGCAAGGTCGATCTGGACAAGGATCTCGACTGGGTGCTGGGCTGGCGGCCCGATCTGGTCACGGCCGCCGCCCTCTTCGATCTCGCCTCGAAGCGCTGGATCGAGCGCTTCGTCGCGGCGCTGACGAGCCAGTGCCTGCCGCTCTACGCCGCGCTCACCTATGACGGCCGCGAGAGCTGGCAGCCGGAGCATTCGGCCGATGCCGGCATCCATGCCGCCTTCGACGACCATCAGCACGGCGACAAGGGTTTTGGCCCCGCCGCCGGCCCGGAGGCTCACGAGATCATGGCGGAAGCCTTCCGCAAATCCGGCTTCGCCGTCTCGAGCGGCGACAGCGCCTGGCTGCTCGATGCCTTTCGCCGGCCCCTGCTGGAGGCGCTGGCGCAAGGCATCGCCGCGGCGGCCGGCGAAACCGGGCGCCTCGACGCGGACACGGTCTCAGGCTGGCTCGCCGCGCGCCGCAAGGCGCAATCGGCACTGATCGGCCATCAGGATCTCTGGGCGCGGCCGGTCTGA
- a CDS encoding glycosyltransferase family 4 protein, which produces MSGIVFAIPGDIDAPTGGYAYDRHLLREWRKAGVAARHLALPGSFPAPTPQDLARTQQLLAGIAGDEMLLVDGLAFGAFPEALAVRFSARLVALVHHPLALETGLGPDQAALLRRTERLALKHARAVIVTGPATRDVLVAEYGVASGAVIVAVPGTEPASRATPAGDGPARLLAVGALIPRKGYDILVTALSAIRDRPWTLTIAGSPDHDPQAAGDLDRRIAAAGLAERIRLAGSVGADTLRRFYAEADVFVMPSLYEGYGMVLTEALARGLPVVTTLSGAGAEALPDAAALKVPPGDAAALAKALASLIDAPAERRQRADAAWAAAGALPRWDETARIVAAACLCDGGRKVG; this is translated from the coding sequence GTGAGCGGCATCGTCTTCGCCATCCCCGGCGATATCGACGCGCCGACCGGCGGCTATGCCTACGACCGGCACCTGCTGCGCGAATGGCGCAAGGCCGGTGTCGCGGCCCGGCATCTCGCCTTGCCCGGCTCCTTCCCCGCCCCGACGCCGCAGGACCTGGCGAGGACGCAGCAGCTTCTCGCCGGGATCGCCGGGGACGAGATGCTGCTGGTCGACGGCCTCGCCTTCGGCGCCTTCCCCGAAGCGCTCGCCGTGCGGTTCTCCGCACGCCTCGTCGCGCTCGTCCACCATCCGCTGGCGCTGGAGACCGGGCTCGGCCCCGACCAGGCCGCCCTCCTGCGCCGGACCGAGAGGCTGGCGCTGAAGCATGCGCGCGCCGTTATCGTCACCGGTCCGGCCACGCGCGACGTTCTCGTGGCGGAGTATGGCGTCGCGTCGGGCGCCGTCATCGTGGCCGTTCCCGGCACCGAGCCGGCGAGCCGCGCGACGCCGGCCGGCGACGGCCCTGCGCGCCTGCTCGCCGTCGGCGCGCTCATTCCCCGCAAGGGCTACGACATCCTCGTCACGGCGCTTTCCGCCATCCGGGACCGGCCATGGACCCTGACCATCGCCGGTTCGCCCGATCATGATCCACAGGCGGCCGGGGACCTCGATCGCCGGATCGCCGCTGCCGGGCTGGCCGAGCGCATCCGGCTCGCCGGCAGCGTCGGCGCCGATACGCTCCGGCGTTTTTATGCCGAGGCCGATGTTTTCGTGATGCCCTCGCTCTATGAAGGCTACGGCATGGTGCTGACGGAGGCGCTGGCGCGCGGCCTGCCGGTCGTCACGACGCTGAGCGGGGCCGGCGCAGAAGCCCTGCCCGATGCCGCCGCCCTCAAGGTTCCGCCCGGTGACGCAGCGGCACTTGCCAAGGCGCTCGCAAGCCTGATTGATGCGCCGGCTGAGCGTCGGCAGCGTGCCGATGCCGCATGGGCCGCGGCCGGCGCTCTGCCGCGCTGGGACGAGACCGCGCGCATCGTCGCCGCGGCCTGTCTGTGCGACGGCGGCCGAAAGGTAGGATGA
- a CDS encoding 6-carboxytetrahydropterin synthase produces MYSVEVRDRIMIGHSLPDPFFGPAQNPHGATFVVDVAFFRETLNRHNVVVDIGAALDILGRTLKPLNYQDLDALPQFAGVLTTTEFLCKHIFDAMAAAAKSGALGADGASLARIRVTLHETDLARASYEGAPA; encoded by the coding sequence ATGTATTCCGTCGAAGTCCGCGACCGCATCATGATCGGCCATTCCCTGCCCGATCCCTTCTTCGGCCCGGCGCAGAACCCGCACGGCGCGACCTTCGTGGTCGACGTCGCCTTCTTCCGCGAGACGCTGAACCGGCACAATGTCGTCGTCGACATCGGCGCCGCGCTCGACATTCTCGGCCGGACGCTGAAGCCGCTAAACTATCAGGACCTCGATGCCCTGCCGCAATTCGCCGGCGTGCTGACCACCACCGAATTCCTCTGCAAGCACATCTTCGACGCGATGGCGGCAGCTGCGAAATCCGGCGCGCTCGGCGCCGACGGCGCAAGCCTCGCCCGCATCCGCGTCACCCTCCACGAGACCGATCTCGCCCGTGCCAGCTACGAGGGCGCCCCGGCGTGA
- a CDS encoding zinc-binding alcohol dehydrogenase — METQTGSNGGIGRMAREPESATAGDGRARALALWYAAPRECHLNEVSLPALGPQDCRVTTLWSGISRGTERLVFEGRVPASEHGRMRAPFQEGGFPFPVKYGYCAVGRVDSGPRDMLGRVVFCLHPHQERFVVPRENLVPVPEAVPARRAILAANLETALNAHWDAGSGPADRIVIVGGGTLGLLTGWLAARLPGAEVTLVDIEPSRQALAARLGLGFALPRAAPLDADIVFHASASAAGLLTAIGCAGQEARIVELSWYGEGTVPAPLGGAFHARRLALVASQVGMVAPSRRARWDHARRARAAMALLTDERLDALITDEVAFHDLPRRLPELLAPGAAGLTAAICYEARP; from the coding sequence CAGCGCCCCGTGAATGCCACCTGAATGAGGTCTCCCTGCCCGCCCTCGGGCCGCAGGATTGCCGCGTCACCACCCTGTGGAGCGGGATCAGCCGGGGCACCGAACGGCTGGTCTTCGAAGGCCGCGTGCCGGCTTCCGAGCACGGGCGCATGCGCGCGCCGTTTCAGGAGGGCGGCTTCCCTTTCCCCGTCAAATACGGCTATTGCGCCGTCGGCCGCGTGGATTCAGGCCCGCGCGACATGCTCGGCCGCGTCGTCTTCTGCCTCCATCCGCATCAGGAGCGTTTCGTCGTCCCGCGCGAAAACCTGGTCCCGGTGCCGGAGGCGGTTCCCGCCCGGCGCGCCATCCTCGCCGCCAATCTGGAGACCGCGCTCAACGCCCATTGGGACGCCGGCTCCGGCCCTGCTGACAGGATCGTGATCGTCGGCGGCGGCACGCTGGGCCTGCTGACCGGCTGGCTCGCCGCCCGCCTGCCCGGCGCCGAGGTCACGCTCGTCGATATCGAGCCGTCCCGGCAGGCGCTCGCGGCCCGGCTCGGCCTCGGCTTCGCCTTGCCGCGGGCAGCGCCCTTGGACGCTGATATCGTCTTCCACGCCAGCGCCAGCGCCGCCGGCCTCTTAACCGCGATCGGCTGCGCCGGGCAGGAGGCCCGCATCGTCGAGCTGAGCTGGTACGGCGAAGGAACGGTACCGGCCCCGCTCGGCGGCGCCTTCCATGCGCGGCGCCTTGCGCTCGTCGCCTCGCAGGTCGGCATGGTCGCGCCGTCGCGCCGCGCACGCTGGGATCACGCCCGCCGGGCGCGGGCCGCGATGGCGCTGCTCACCGACGAGCGGCTCGATGCGCTGATCACCGACGAGGTCGCCTTCCACGACCTGCCGCGGCGCCTGCCTGAACTGCTGGCGCCCGGCGCGGCTGGCCTGACCGCCGCGATTTGCTATGAAGCGCGCCCCTGA